Proteins found in one Deltaproteobacteria bacterium genomic segment:
- a CDS encoding transposase, producing the protein MDTNQTLLEKKRRTRRSPEAIAELILEAERTKKAADICRREGISPALFARWRSKFKQAGIAAM; encoded by the coding sequence ATGGATACAAATCAGACATTGCTAGAAAAGAAGCGTCGGACTCGCAGGAGCCCGGAAGCCATAGCGGAATTGATCCTCGAAGCAGAGAGGACCAAGAAGGCTGCCGATATCTGCAGACGCGAGGGGATCAGCCCAGCGCTGTTTGCCAGATGGCGGAGCAAGTTCAAACAAGCCGGCATTGCGGCAATGC